A window of Elusimicrobiota bacterium contains these coding sequences:
- the nadB gene encoding L-aspartate oxidase, whose amino-acid sequence MPKTYQSDFLVVGSGIAGLSLALKAAELGRVHLVTKRAIQDSATDYAQGGLAAVISEKDSFDDHVKDTLSAGAGLCDPAVVRRVVTEAPDRLKDLVRWGVRFSSAPSLDPNEQRFELGLEGGHSQRRILHVGDYTGHAVEQVLVDRVRAHPRIKVFEHHFAVDLITRRRLGLRNGPNACAGAYVLDVDSGVVHTFAAKATALCTGGAGKVYLYTSNPDVATGDGMAMAYRAGAVLANMEFVQFHPTCLYHPKAKNFLISEALRGEGAVLKNRAGERFVKKYDRRAELAPRDAVARAIDAELKRTGDECVFLDISHRGAEYVRRRFPKIYERCLQFGIDITAQPIPVVPAAHYYCGGVRTDVHGQTSLARLAAVGEVACTGLHGANRLASNSLPEAMVFADAVADSWKGLADADFVVPPARVPRWNPGKARNPDELVVISQVWEEIRRFMWNYVGIARTNKRLERARRRIEMLQREIQEQYWDFLLTPDLLELRNIAAVAELVIQGALFRRESRGLHYTADYPKTLKTARGTLLARGPDGRPRARAGSPVGGGS is encoded by the coding sequence ATGCCCAAGACCTATCAATCGGATTTCCTCGTCGTGGGGTCCGGCATCGCCGGATTGTCCCTGGCCCTCAAGGCGGCGGAGCTCGGCCGGGTCCACCTGGTGACCAAACGCGCCATCCAAGACTCCGCCACGGACTACGCCCAGGGCGGCCTGGCGGCGGTCATTTCCGAAAAGGATTCGTTCGACGACCACGTGAAGGACACCCTGTCGGCGGGGGCGGGACTCTGCGACCCCGCCGTGGTCCGCCGGGTGGTCACCGAAGCCCCCGATCGATTGAAAGATTTGGTCCGCTGGGGCGTCCGTTTTTCCTCCGCCCCCAGCCTCGACCCCAACGAACAGCGATTCGAGTTGGGGCTGGAGGGGGGACATTCCCAACGGCGCATCCTCCACGTCGGGGATTACACCGGCCACGCCGTGGAGCAGGTGCTGGTGGACCGGGTCCGGGCCCATCCGCGGATCAAAGTTTTTGAACATCATTTTGCGGTGGACCTTATCACCCGCCGACGTTTGGGCCTTCGAAACGGTCCCAACGCCTGCGCCGGCGCCTACGTGCTGGACGTTGATTCGGGGGTGGTCCACACCTTCGCGGCCAAGGCCACGGCCCTCTGCACCGGCGGCGCGGGCAAGGTGTATCTTTACACCTCCAACCCCGACGTGGCCACGGGCGACGGCATGGCCATGGCCTACCGGGCCGGGGCCGTCCTGGCCAACATGGAATTCGTTCAGTTTCACCCCACCTGCCTCTACCACCCCAAAGCCAAAAACTTTTTGATCTCCGAAGCCCTCCGGGGCGAAGGCGCGGTTCTCAAAAACCGCGCCGGGGAGCGTTTCGTCAAGAAATACGACCGCCGGGCGGAGCTGGCCCCCCGGGACGCCGTGGCCCGGGCCATCGACGCCGAGCTTAAACGCACCGGGGACGAATGCGTTTTCTTGGACATCTCCCATCGGGGCGCCGAATACGTCCGGCGCCGTTTCCCGAAAATTTACGAACGCTGCCTGCAGTTCGGCATCGACATCACGGCCCAGCCCATCCCGGTGGTCCCCGCCGCCCACTATTATTGCGGCGGCGTGCGGACCGACGTTCACGGGCAAACCTCGTTGGCCCGACTGGCCGCGGTGGGCGAGGTGGCCTGCACGGGCCTCCACGGGGCGAACCGCCTGGCGTCCAATTCCCTGCCGGAGGCCATGGTCTTTGCCGACGCCGTGGCCGACTCCTGGAAAGGCCTGGCCGACGCCGACTTCGTGGTCCCCCCCGCCCGGGTTCCCCGGTGGAACCCCGGCAAGGCCCGCAACCCGGACGAACTGGTGGTCATCAGCCAGGTGTGGGAGGAGATCCGCCGCTTTATGTGGAATTACGTGGGAATCGCCCGCACCAACAAACGGTTGGAACGGGCCCGCCGCCGAATTGAAATGCTCCAGAGGGAAATCCAGGAACAATACTGGGATTTCCTTCTCACCCCGGATCTGTTGGAACTTCGGAACATCGCGGCCGTGGCGGAATTGGTCATTCAGGGCGCCTTGTTTCGGCGCGAATCCCGGGGTCTTCATTACACGGCGGATTATCCCAAAACGCTCAAAACCGCCCGGGGCACGCTGTTGGCGCGGGGACCGGACGGACGTCCCCGGGCCCGGGCCGGTTCGCCGGTGGGGGGCGGATCGTGA
- the hpt gene encoding hypoxanthine phosphoribosyltransferase, with product MARHPDIQRVLLSERVLRQRVRELGRRISRDYAGRDILVVAVLRGGVIFLADLIRTLSVPCALDFMAVSSYEGTMSTGAARLTLDLKKNPEGKHILLVEDVADTGLTLARLRRILKARRVASLRTCALLDKPSGRRVPLKLDYVGFRLPPGFVVGYGLDYEEKYRNLPYVGLLKPSVYERKATSK from the coding sequence TCCCGACATTCAGCGCGTCCTGCTTTCGGAGCGGGTTCTCCGACAACGGGTTCGGGAACTCGGCCGCCGCATTTCCCGGGACTACGCCGGGCGGGACATCCTGGTCGTGGCCGTCCTCCGGGGCGGCGTGATCTTTTTGGCGGATTTGATTCGGACCTTGTCGGTGCCCTGCGCCCTGGATTTTATGGCGGTCAGTTCCTACGAAGGGACGATGTCCACCGGGGCCGCCCGATTGACGTTGGATTTAAAGAAAAACCCCGAGGGAAAGCACATTCTTCTGGTGGAAGACGTGGCCGACACGGGATTGACCCTGGCCCGCCTTCGGCGAATTTTGAAAGCCCGGCGCGTGGCTTCCCTTCGAACCTGCGCGTTGCTCGATAAGCCCTCCGGGCGGCGGGTGCCCTTGAAATTGGATTACGTGGGCTTCCGGCTTCCCCCCGGGTTTGTCGTCGGTTACGGTTTGGATTACGAGGAAAAGTACCGAAATCTGCCCTACGTGGGGCTGTTGAAACCGAGCGTTTACGAGCGAAAGGCGACCTCCAAATGA
- the uvrA gene encoding excinuclease ABC subunit UvrA: MIKIRGAREHNLKNLTLEIPRNKMVVVTGLSGSGKSSLAFNTIYAEGQRRYVESLSAYARQFLELMEKPDVDLIEGLSPAIAIEQRTPSHNPRSTVGTVTEIYDYLRLLYARVGTPHCPDCGREIEPRSATQIIGDILKEFDGQNVQILAPLVRGRTGTYEALFDKLKKSGFARVRVNGDVRDLEKKIPLDRYKKHTIDAVVDRLAVSAAGRTRLADSVETALRESRGLLVVAPAEGKGGDRLFSEHHACPHCGTSLPEIEPRLFSFNSPYGACANCDGLGVKLEVAEDLVVTDENLSIADGALSAWSDPVTTRTNRWKKSWSGYYMEILEEVCQRNKIPLDKPWRSLPPAQRKSLLHGGMDHKSPWGKNVKEFEGVIGNLERRYKESESAFVKEEIQARFMRSRLCPDCKGARLKPEALAVTVGGKSIAQATRLSVQEAHAFFNALPLSEKSQFVARQVLKEIRSRLAFLVDVGLEYVNLDRESATLAGGEAQRIHLATQIGSGLVGVLYVLDEPTIGLHPRDNARLLTTLNRLRDIGNTLVIVEHDEETIRAADWVIDLGPGAGVHGGQIIAQGTVKDLLKEPKSLTGAYLRGERGIALPAERRRPGEKFLEIKGASQFNLKNIDVKIPLGLFVAVTGVSGSGKSTLVNEILHKALAKKLHHAKEEPGRHRTLSGVENVDKVVDVDQTPIGRTPRSNAATYTGAFGPIRDLYAQLPEARRRGYKPGRFSFNVKGGRCENCEGDGTLKISMQFLPDVYVKCDVCAGQRFNAETLEIKYKGKSIADVLAMPAEEAAVFFENIPTVARVLQTLVDVGMGYAAIGQPATTLSGGEAQRVKLASELCRRPTGHTLYILDEPTTGLHFADVEKLLGVLQRLVEGGNTVLVIEHNLDVVKTADWILDLGPEGGAGGGRVVAEGTPETVAAAAGSHTGHHLRPLLK, encoded by the coding sequence GTGATTAAAATCCGGGGCGCCCGGGAACACAACCTCAAAAACCTGACCCTGGAGATCCCGCGGAATAAAATGGTGGTCGTGACGGGGCTTTCGGGATCCGGCAAAAGCTCTTTGGCCTTCAACACCATTTACGCCGAGGGTCAGCGGCGCTACGTGGAAAGCCTGTCGGCCTACGCCCGGCAATTCCTGGAGCTCATGGAAAAACCCGATGTGGATTTAATCGAGGGCCTCTCCCCCGCCATCGCCATCGAACAGCGGACGCCCTCCCACAACCCCCGGTCCACCGTGGGGACCGTGACCGAAATTTACGATTACCTGCGCCTGCTCTACGCCCGGGTCGGCACGCCCCATTGCCCCGACTGCGGCCGGGAAATCGAACCCCGCTCCGCCACCCAAATCATCGGGGACATCCTGAAGGAATTCGACGGTCAAAACGTCCAGATCCTGGCCCCCCTGGTCCGCGGGCGAACGGGCACCTACGAGGCGCTTTTCGATAAATTAAAAAAATCCGGATTCGCCCGGGTTCGGGTGAACGGCGACGTTCGGGATTTGGAAAAAAAGATCCCCCTGGACCGCTACAAGAAACACACCATCGACGCCGTGGTGGACCGCCTGGCGGTCTCCGCCGCGGGCCGAACCCGGCTGGCCGATTCCGTGGAAACCGCCCTGCGGGAATCGCGCGGTCTGCTGGTCGTCGCGCCGGCCGAAGGCAAGGGGGGGGACCGCCTTTTCTCCGAGCACCACGCCTGCCCCCACTGCGGCACCAGCCTGCCCGAGATCGAACCCCGCCTCTTCTCCTTCAACAGCCCCTACGGCGCCTGCGCCAACTGCGACGGGTTGGGGGTCAAGCTGGAGGTGGCCGAAGACCTGGTTGTGACCGACGAAAATCTTTCCATCGCCGACGGGGCCCTGTCGGCCTGGTCGGACCCGGTCACCACCCGGACCAATCGATGGAAAAAATCCTGGTCGGGCTATTACATGGAAATCCTGGAGGAGGTCTGCCAACGAAATAAAATCCCCCTGGACAAACCCTGGCGGTCCCTCCCCCCGGCCCAACGGAAATCCCTTCTCCACGGCGGCATGGATCACAAATCCCCCTGGGGAAAGAACGTCAAGGAATTCGAGGGCGTCATCGGCAATCTGGAACGCCGCTACAAGGAATCGGAATCCGCCTTCGTCAAAGAGGAAATCCAGGCGCGCTTCATGCGCAGCCGCCTCTGCCCCGACTGCAAAGGCGCCCGCCTCAAGCCCGAGGCCCTGGCCGTGACCGTGGGGGGGAAATCCATCGCCCAGGCCACGCGGTTGTCGGTTCAAGAAGCCCACGCTTTTTTCAACGCATTGCCCCTGTCCGAAAAATCCCAATTCGTCGCCCGGCAAGTGTTGAAGGAAATTCGCTCCCGCCTGGCGTTTCTGGTGGACGTAGGTCTGGAATACGTCAATTTGGACCGGGAATCGGCCACCCTGGCAGGGGGCGAGGCCCAACGGATTCATTTGGCCACCCAGATCGGTTCGGGCCTGGTGGGCGTGTTGTATGTGTTGGACGAACCCACCATCGGCCTCCATCCCCGGGACAACGCCCGCCTTTTAACGACCTTAAACCGGCTGCGGGACATCGGCAACACCCTGGTCATCGTGGAGCACGACGAGGAAACCATCCGCGCCGCCGATTGGGTGATCGACTTGGGTCCCGGGGCGGGCGTTCACGGGGGTCAAATCATCGCCCAAGGCACCGTCAAAGACCTTCTCAAAGAACCCAAATCGTTGACCGGGGCCTATTTGCGTGGGGAGCGGGGCATCGCCCTGCCCGCGGAACGACGGCGGCCCGGCGAAAAATTCCTGGAGATCAAGGGCGCTTCGCAATTCAATTTAAAAAACATCGATGTCAAAATTCCCCTGGGGCTCTTCGTGGCGGTCACGGGTGTGTCGGGTTCCGGTAAATCCACCTTGGTGAACGAAATCCTGCACAAGGCCCTGGCCAAGAAACTCCACCACGCCAAGGAGGAGCCGGGCCGCCACCGAACTTTGTCGGGGGTGGAAAATGTGGACAAGGTCGTGGACGTGGATCAAACCCCCATCGGCCGCACCCCCCGGTCCAACGCCGCCACCTACACCGGGGCCTTCGGACCCATTCGCGATCTTTACGCTCAATTGCCGGAGGCCCGACGCCGGGGCTACAAACCGGGGCGGTTCTCTTTTAACGTCAAAGGCGGCCGGTGCGAGAACTGCGAAGGGGACGGCACGCTTAAAATTTCCATGCAGTTCCTGCCGGACGTATACGTCAAATGCGACGTTTGCGCCGGGCAACGCTTTAACGCGGAGACCTTGGAAATCAAATACAAAGGCAAATCCATCGCCGACGTGCTGGCCATGCCCGCCGAGGAAGCCGCGGTGTTCTTCGAAAACATTCCCACGGTGGCCCGCGTGCTGCAAACGTTGGTGGACGTGGGCATGGGCTACGCCGCCATCGGGCAACCCGCCACGACGTTGTCGGGCGGCGAAGCCCAACGGGTGAAGCTCGCGTCGGAATTGTGCCGCCGGCCCACGGGGCACACGCTTTATATTTTGGACGAACCCACCACCGGGCTCCACTTCGCGGACGTGGAAAAACTGTTGGGCGTTCTTCAGCGGTTGGTGGAAGGCGGCAACACGGTGTTGGTCATCGAACACAATTTGGACGTGGTCAAAACGGCGGATTGGATTTTGGACCTGGGGCCGGAAGGCGGCGCGGGCGGCGGGCGCGTCGTGGCCGAAGGAACGCCCGAAACCGTGGCGGCCGCGGCCGGTTCCCACACCGGCCACCACCTCCGACCGCTTTTGAAATAA
- a CDS encoding prepilin-type N-terminal cleavage/methylation domain-containing protein yields MPPLDRPKKLESNGFTLIELMLVVAIIGVLAAIALPKFSNLVDKARDAVVRGQTGTIRSAVGIYYADNAGMYPLNPSALFTDLQNNPFVYSGGKYLETRPTIYKFAAHPNGANPPNGPGMVCCSVGPNDPDATADALMLVFAAGLWHMNMNTGKVTLNCSHTDTSGRTWSFF; encoded by the coding sequence ATGCCTCCCCTGGACCGCCCAAAAAAGCTGGAGTCCAATGGTTTCACCCTTATTGAACTAATGCTGGTGGTGGCCATTATCGGAGTGCTGGCGGCGATCGCCCTCCCCAAATTCTCCAATTTAGTCGACAAAGCACGGGACGCCGTGGTTCGCGGACAAACCGGCACTATCCGCTCCGCGGTGGGCATTTACTATGCCGACAACGCCGGCATGTATCCCCTCAACCCTTCGGCGCTTTTCACCGACCTGCAAAACAACCCTTTTGTCTACTCGGGCGGCAAATACCTTGAAACCAGGCCGACGATTTATAAATTCGCCGCCCACCCCAACGGGGCCAACCCGCCCAACGGGCCCGGCATGGTGTGTTGCAGCGTCGGCCCCAACGATCCGGACGCGACGGCCGATGCGTTGATGTTGGTATTTGCCGCGGGCCTATGGCACATGAACATGAACACGGGGAAAGTCACCCTCAATTGCTCCCACACCGACACCTCCGGACGAACCTGGAGCTTTTTTTAA
- the ftsH gene encoding ATP-dependent zinc metalloprotease FtsH produces MKGNGRNLILWLLIFSGVLFFIQSLRTARVGEQEIDYSAFKRELKEGRVIEVRVGPSLLRGRIKSADGKVAPFRTVPLTDPTLVAEMQNNNVKFSGEAERGWLNSILVNLLWIGIFFFLWWFVIIRQMQGGGKQAMAFGRSKAKLQSGKKQKVTFGDVAGCDEAKEELEEIIEFLKDPAKFQKLGGKIPKGVLLFGAPGTGKTLLAKAVAGEAGVPFFSSSGSDFVEMFVGVGASRVRDLFEQGRKNAPCLLFVDEIDAVGRQRFAGIGGGHDEREQTLNQLLVEMDGFDTKEGVILIAATNRPDVLDPALLRPGRFDRQISVPMPDLKGREQILKVHAKGVKLAPTVDLSVIARRTPGFVGADLANLVNEGALLAARRSKSWVDMKELEEAIDRVIAGPERKSRMMSEKEKLVIAYHESGHTLVAKKLPTSDPVHKVSIIPRGPALGYTLQLPTEDRYLTTRSEILNRLCVLLGGRMAEQLIFDEVTTGAQDDLSKATQIAHKMVCEYGMSDRLGPITYRKKSEELFLGRELGEGQNYSDQTAQVIDEEVKRLIADSQERVKKILVENRGVLESLAKTLVEKEVLNGEEISALVEGRPLPTPTPPEAGSPPRATEGGAGATFSPAPSPA; encoded by the coding sequence ATGAAAGGCAACGGCCGAAACCTGATCCTCTGGCTCCTGATTTTCTCCGGGGTCCTCTTTTTTATTCAAAGTCTCCGCACCGCCCGGGTGGGGGAACAGGAAATTGATTATTCCGCCTTCAAACGTGAACTGAAGGAAGGGCGGGTCATCGAAGTCCGCGTCGGCCCCAGCCTCCTGCGGGGGCGGATCAAATCCGCCGATGGGAAAGTCGCCCCCTTTCGCACCGTGCCCTTGACCGATCCGACCCTCGTGGCCGAAATGCAGAACAATAACGTGAAATTTTCCGGCGAAGCCGAGCGGGGGTGGTTGAACTCGATCTTGGTCAACCTCCTTTGGATCGGCATTTTCTTCTTCCTTTGGTGGTTCGTCATCATCCGTCAGATGCAGGGCGGCGGCAAGCAGGCCATGGCCTTCGGCCGCTCCAAAGCCAAACTGCAGTCGGGCAAGAAGCAAAAAGTCACCTTCGGCGATGTGGCCGGGTGCGATGAGGCCAAGGAAGAACTCGAAGAAATTATCGAGTTCCTGAAGGACCCCGCCAAATTCCAGAAACTCGGCGGAAAAATCCCCAAGGGCGTCCTGTTGTTCGGCGCGCCCGGCACGGGCAAGACCCTCCTGGCCAAGGCCGTGGCGGGGGAAGCCGGGGTTCCCTTTTTCTCCAGCTCCGGGTCGGATTTCGTTGAAATGTTCGTGGGCGTGGGCGCCAGCCGCGTGCGGGACCTCTTTGAACAGGGGCGGAAGAACGCCCCCTGCCTCCTATTCGTCGACGAAATCGACGCCGTGGGCCGCCAGCGGTTCGCCGGGATCGGCGGCGGCCACGACGAGCGGGAACAAACGCTGAATCAGTTGTTGGTGGAGATGGACGGCTTCGACACCAAGGAAGGCGTTATTTTGATCGCCGCCACCAACCGGCCCGATGTGCTGGACCCGGCGCTCCTTCGCCCGGGCCGCTTCGACCGGCAAATCTCCGTTCCCATGCCGGACCTCAAGGGTCGGGAGCAAATCCTGAAGGTTCACGCCAAGGGCGTCAAACTGGCCCCAACCGTGGATCTGTCGGTCATCGCCCGGCGCACCCCCGGTTTCGTCGGGGCGGACTTGGCGAATTTGGTCAACGAAGGCGCCCTCCTGGCCGCCCGGCGGAGCAAATCCTGGGTGGACATGAAGGAATTGGAAGAAGCCATCGACCGCGTCATCGCGGGCCCCGAACGCAAAAGCCGCATGATGAGCGAGAAAGAAAAGCTCGTCATCGCCTACCACGAATCGGGGCACACCCTGGTGGCCAAAAAACTTCCCACCTCGGACCCCGTGCACAAAGTCTCCATTATTCCCCGGGGACCGGCCCTGGGCTACACGCTTCAATTGCCGACGGAAGATCGTTATCTGACCACCCGGTCCGAAATTCTCAACCGCCTTTGCGTTCTTTTGGGCGGACGCATGGCCGAGCAGCTCATTTTCGACGAAGTCACGACCGGCGCCCAGGACGACCTGTCCAAGGCCACTCAAATCGCCCACAAGATGGTCTGCGAATACGGAATGTCGGACCGCCTGGGCCCCATCACCTACCGGAAAAAATCCGAAGAACTCTTCCTGGGTCGGGAACTGGGGGAAGGACAGAATTATTCCGATCAAACGGCCCAAGTGATCGACGAGGAGGTCAAACGCCTCATCGCCGACTCCCAGGAGCGCGTGAAAAAAATCCTGGTGGAGAACCGCGGCGTTTTGGAGTCCCTGGCCAAAACGCTCGTGGAAAAAGAAGTTTTGAATGGGGAAGAAATTTCCGCCCTGGTGGAGGGCCGCCCCCTGCCGACGCCCACGCCCCCCGAAGCCGGATCCCCGCCCCGGGCCACAGAAGGCGGCGCCGGGGCCACTTTTTCCCCGGCCCCAAGCCCGGCTTAA
- a CDS encoding YdcF family protein, whose product MGFAAGVIAYGLNDDLFPADLIVVLGNTVQPDGTPSPRLKARLDRAAELFRTTNAPLILVSGGVGKEGFNESAVMADYLATKGIPAAALLRDPGGINTRATAQNTAIVLQNRHRDSALVVSQYFHVARSVWPLRQAGVRRVGHAHAFYYEWRDFYSISREIIALLATAFDLH is encoded by the coding sequence ATCGGTTTTGCCGCCGGAGTGATCGCCTACGGATTAAACGATGATTTGTTCCCGGCGGATCTGATTGTCGTGCTTGGCAACACCGTCCAACCCGATGGAACCCCCAGTCCCCGCCTGAAGGCCCGGCTGGATCGGGCGGCGGAGTTGTTCCGAACGACGAATGCACCGCTTATTTTGGTCAGCGGCGGAGTTGGAAAAGAAGGTTTTAACGAATCGGCCGTCATGGCCGATTACTTGGCAACGAAGGGCATTCCAGCCGCGGCCCTGCTTCGGGATCCCGGGGGCATCAACACCCGGGCCACCGCCCAAAACACCGCCATCGTTCTACAGAACCGTCATCGGGATTCCGCTCTTGTGGTCTCCCAATATTTCCACGTCGCCCGTTCCGTTTGGCCCCTGCGACAAGCGGGCGTTCGGCGGGTCGGCCACGCCCACGCCTTTTATTATGAATGGCGCGATTTCTATTCCATCTCAAGAGAAATTATCGCTTTGCTGGCGACTGCTTTCGACCTTCACTGA
- a CDS encoding type II secretion system protein, whose amino-acid sequence MLVVAIIGLLSAIAIPKFGALVNKAKEAELRGRVGGIRSALSLYYVDNEAIYPTVDFILSIPILGFPTLEGTLKPKYIEDNVSFLFGVPGIHGNGSTNIEIVNPWSPDGPGPVADTGAIYWRANANSATGRPATQALLRVACSHTDSRGTTWSRW is encoded by the coding sequence ATGCTCGTGGTGGCCATCATCGGCCTCCTGTCGGCCATCGCCATCCCCAAGTTCGGGGCCCTGGTCAATAAGGCGAAAGAAGCGGAACTTCGCGGGAGAGTCGGAGGGATTCGAAGCGCGCTGTCCTTGTATTACGTCGACAACGAGGCCATCTATCCGACGGTCGATTTTATTTTGTCCATTCCGATATTGGGATTTCCCACTTTGGAAGGCACTCTTAAACCGAAGTATATAGAAGACAATGTGAGTTTCTTGTTCGGGGTTCCCGGCATTCACGGGAATGGCTCGACGAACATCGAAATCGTCAATCCCTGGTCGCCCGACGGTCCCGGCCCCGTGGCCGACACCGGGGCCATCTACTGGCGCGCCAATGCCAATTCCGCAACGGGCCGTCCCGCCACCCAAGCTTTGTTGCGCGTGGCCTGTTCGCATACCGATTCGAGGGGAACGACCTGGAGTCGCTGGTAG
- the folP gene encoding dihydropteroate synthase: MNSLLTRAGTLDFSQGPLLMGIINVTPDSFSDGGQCLRPEDALDRAETLVEEGAALLDVGGESTRPGAAPVSVEEELSRVRPVVERLAQRLPRVPISVDTSKAAVARACLEGGASLINDVTALEDPAMPSVLREHGVPVVLMHMRGNPRTMQTNPIYTDVVQDLLAFFRERIAFAEKSGLARNHLLIDPGFGFGKTTAHNLQLLGKLSLFRDLGLPVVAGLSRKSFIGRLLGGEETPLPPADREAGSLAANLRAAQEGAAILRVHNVKDAARALQLFKALR, from the coding sequence ATGAATTCCCTCCTCACGCGCGCCGGCACGTTGGATTTTTCCCAGGGCCCCTTGCTCATGGGCATCATCAACGTCACGCCGGATTCCTTTTCCGACGGCGGCCAATGCCTCCGGCCCGAGGACGCCCTCGACCGGGCGGAAACTCTGGTGGAAGAAGGCGCGGCCCTTTTGGACGTGGGAGGGGAATCGACCCGCCCCGGCGCCGCTCCGGTGTCGGTGGAGGAAGAATTGAGCCGCGTTCGGCCCGTGGTGGAACGATTGGCCCAGCGCCTGCCCCGCGTTCCCATTTCCGTGGACACGAGCAAGGCGGCCGTGGCCCGGGCGTGCCTGGAAGGCGGAGCCTCCCTCATCAACGACGTCACCGCCCTCGAAGATCCGGCCATGCCGTCGGTTCTTCGGGAGCACGGCGTACCCGTCGTCCTCATGCACATGCGGGGCAACCCCCGCACCATGCAAACCAATCCCATTTACACCGACGTGGTGCAAGACCTCTTGGCCTTTTTCCGGGAGCGGATTGCCTTTGCCGAGAAATCCGGCTTGGCCCGGAACCACCTCCTGATCGATCCCGGGTTCGGCTTCGGCAAAACCACCGCTCACAATCTCCAATTGCTCGGAAAACTTTCCCTTTTCCGGGACCTGGGTCTTCCGGTGGTGGCGGGCCTCTCCCGGAAATCCTTCATCGGCCGGTTGCTCGGCGGGGAGGAAACGCCGCTTCCTCCCGCCGACCGGGAAGCCGGTTCCCTGGCCGCCAATCTTCGCGCCGCCCAAGAGGGGGCCGCCATTCTCCGCGTTCACAACGTGAAAGACGCGGCCAGGGCCTTGCAACTGTTCAAGGCCCTTCGTTGA